In Paludibaculum fermentans, the genomic stretch GCATCCGCCGCAAATGCCGGCCGAAGTGCCCCTCCTCGATGAAGTCGCACAGCACAGCCTGTTCCAGCACGGGCGCATGCCGGCTCGTCACCGAGATCGCCGCCGAGAACACCTCAACCAAATCAGGCGGGATCACCAGATAACCCAGCCGCAACGAGGGGAACAGGACCTTGCTGAAGCTGCCCGTGAACAACACCAGCCCATGCCGGTCCAGTCCCTGCAGCGCCGGAACCGGCCGCCCCGAGTAGCGGTACTCGCTGTCGTAGTCGTCCTCGAGGATCGCCGCCCTGCTCTTTCTGGCCCATTCCAGTAGTTGCAGCCGCCGGGCCAGGCTCATCGTGACACCCAGCGGGAACTGGTGGCCTGGAGTGATGTACACCAGCCGCGCCCCCTTCAACGCGGCCAGGTCCATCCGCATGCCCTCGTCATCCAGCCCAATCCCCTCCACCTGCGCGCCCATCGCCTCGAACATCGTGCGCGCCCCGGTGTAGCCCGGATTCTCCATGCATACCCGGTCTCCGGCATTGACCAGCACACGCGCCGTGAGATCCAGCGCCTCCTGCACGCCGCTCAGAATCGCAACTTGCTCCGGTGTGCACTTGACGCCGCGCGAAGTGCTCAAATAGTCGGTCACCACGCGCCGCAGCGGGAGATGTCCCAGCGCGTCGCAGCCTAGCAGCAGCTGTGTCGAGACGCGCCGCAGCCGCCGCGCCGCCACCTGCGCCCACAGCGTGGCAGGGAACAAATCCAGGGCCGGCACGTTGGGCCGGAAGGCGCGCGTCGGCCGGGCCTCCAGATTGGAAAACACCTGCACCCGTCGCCCGTAGTCGGACACCGCCCGTGCCGGCTTCAGCGTCCGCCGTGGCGCCCTCGCTTCGCTGCGTGCCACTTCCAGCAGTTGTTCAGGCAGCACCTGGCTCACCCGCGTCCCCGAACCAACCGCCCCTTCCAGGTACCCCTCGGCCTTCAGTTGCTCGAACGCGCGAACGATGGTCCCGCGGGCCAGCTCAAACTGGGTGGCCAGCTCGCGCGTGGCGGGTAGCCTCGAACCGGGCCGCAGCCGCCCCTCCAGAATTGCGCTCCGCAAAGCCCCGTACAGCCAGCGGTAAGCCGGAGCCTTCGCCTCCCGGACCGGCAGCACCAGGCTGAAGTTAGTCGGCTTCTTCGCCATGAAAGTGGTACAGCGAAAATATCATAAATGGACCTAGTGGCTAATCCACTATCCCGTACGATTGGATTCAGAAGGAGCTGTCGATGAGCCACCTATTCCAAAGCGCGGGCACGAGCCTGGTCCTGCTCTGTACCCTGGCCGGCCAGCCCGCCGCGGCGCCCCAACGCGTCCGGCCCGTACTCGCCCACACCCTGCCCCGGCTCGCCGGCGGCCATCTCAAAGCCTCGATGCTGGAAGTCAATTACGGCCCCGGCGAGTCCTCGCCCGTCCACAGCCATCCCTGCGCCGTCCTCGGCTATGTCGTCCAGGGCGCTATCCGCACACAGGTAAAAGGCGAACCCGAGGTCGTCTACAAGGCCGGCGAAGGCTTCTACGAGGCCCCCAACGGAATCCACGCCATCTCAGCCAATGCCAGCAGGACGGAAGGCGCGAAGTTCGTAGCCTACTTCCTCTGCGACCACGACGCGCCCCTCAGCGTCGATGTCCCCGCCGGCAAGGAGCCTCGATGACCGGCCTCAACTGGGAACGCGCCGCAATCCTCTATGCCCGCATCGCCCTGGGCGCGGCCTTCCTCTCCGGCATCGCCTCCCGCTTCGGGCTCTACGGTAAGGATGTCGGGTATGGCAACTTCGGCAACTTCCTCAAGTACACGGCCGAGGTCAACGCCTTCATGCCTGCGTCCACCATCCCGTTTCTGGGCTGGTCCGCCACCCTCGCCGAGTTCCTCCTCGGCCTTGCGCTCATCCTCGGAATCTGGCCCCCCTGGGTAGCCCTCGCCAGCGCGTACCTGCTGGCCCTGTTCGGACTCGCCATGACCATTTCGCTTGGTATCAAATCACCGCTGGACTACTCGGTCTTCTCCGCCTCGGCGGCGGCGGTACTGCTCGCAATCCACAAACCCGGGAGAACAACGTGAAGACACGACGCACTCTGATCATGGCCGGCCTGCTGCTGGCCGGTGTACTGGGCGGAATCCTTCCGCTCTCAGCTCAGGACGACCTGCTGACCGTCCGCGAGGCCGTCTGGCGCTCCTGGTTCGCCAACGACACCAAGGCCCTGGCGAAACTGGTGCCTCCGGACACGATCGTGATCAGCTCTGGGGAGGTGGCCTGGAAGCACCAGGCCGAGGTCTTCAGGAGCGCCGGGGAATTCCAGGCCGCCGGAGGCAAGCTCATCCGGCTGGAGTTCCCGCGCACCGAGGTGCAGCGCTTCGGGGATGTCGCCATCGTCTGGAGCAGCTATCTGGTCGAGACGGAGACCAAGGGCAAACGCTCGATCTCATCAGGACGCGTCACCGAGATCTTCGTGCGCCGCGATGGCCAATGGACCAACCCCGGCTGGCATACAGACGCCGAGAAATAGTTAGGGCGTTGGGGACGGCCCCAACGCCCTGTTCAGACTACTGCGCGATGTTGGTGAGTACCGGCTGGGAGGTAGCCAGCCGGGGCACTTCCAACTCGGGCATCATCTTGCCACGGAACAGCTTCAGGCAGATCAGCGCGGTCCAGCGCGCCCAGCGGTTCGCGCTCTTCCTGCGGGCGCTATCGGTGGCGATGCCGGTATTGGCGTACATCTGCCGGTACAGCTTGGAGATGAACACGAAAGCCAGCCGGCCCTTCCACGACTTCACGCATTGCGCGCGCTTCCACACCTCGCCCAGCGTGTAGTAGTTGTCCCATACACCCTGCGTCCGGATGCGGATCTCTTCCGAGCTCATGCTCGGATGGGGCATGTATAGCTTCGGACGCCGGTGGCCCGGGATCAGCCAGTAGCGCGTGATCGGGATGCCTTCGACCTTCTCGTTCTTGCCCTGCGAGCTCTTCTCCCACTTGTCGAAATCGACGGTGCCGGGGAAGGGGGTCATCATGACGAACTGGGCGAAGGTCAACTCGGCCTTCTTGGCCAGTTCGGCTGTCGCATCGAAGGTCTCCGCCCGATCGCTGGAGAGTCCGAAGATGAATGAGCCCAGCACGTGGACGCCATGTTGCTTGAACAGCTTCAGCCGCTCCACCAGCTTGTCGCCGGAGAGATTGAAGTCCTTGAACACCGTCTTCAGGCCTTCCGGAGTGACGGCTTCTACGCCCACCAGCGCTCCGCGGATGCGGGCCTTGCGCATGGCCTTGAGGAACTCGATGTCCTCGGCCGCTTCCATCGTGATCTGCGTGAACATGATGGTGTCGTCCGGCAGCCCGGCCAGCAGTTCCATAAACTCGAAGCGGTCTGACCGCAGTTTCTGCAGTTCGGCCAGCTTTTCCATGTTGCCCTGGCGCTCCGCCAACGCGAGGTCGTTGAGCGTGACCGGATAGAAGTTGTCGTCGGCCAGGGCGATGAAGCGATAGCCCATGCGCCGCAGTTGGACGATTTCGTCGATCACCGCGTCGCCCGTGCGCTGCCGCGGAGCCTGCCCGTCGGTCCGCCACACTGAGCAGAACGAGCAATGCTTGGGGCAACCCCGGACGGTCTGGACCGAAGCCCACATGTAGCTCTTAGGGGGCAGCAGATCCCAGCGTGCCGGCAGGAACTGGCCGGACTTCACGCGGCCGCCGTCGTACAGCGGCTGCAGCCTGCCGTTCACGTGATCGGCCAGCAACTGGCCCCACGCTTCGTCGCCGTCGCCTTGCACCACGGAGTGAGCCGCGCCGTATTCCACCGCTTCACCCGGATACAGCGTCGAGTGGATGCCGCCAAACACAACGATGGCGCCGCGCTCGCGCGCCATGCGGCCTACTTCAAAACCGCGCAATGCGTTCGCAGTGTGGATTCCGATGCCGACAACATCACCGGATTGAATCTGCTCGGGGTTAATGGCCTCCAGCGTCTCGTCGACGATGATGGGGTCCCCATACTGCCGCGGCGTGGCGGCAGCCAGCACATAGAGCCAACGTGGAGTAATAACGCCAACACCAAATGCCACGTCGCTCGGGTTGACCA encodes the following:
- the pdxR gene encoding MocR-like pyridoxine biosynthesis transcription factor PdxR, whose protein sequence is MAKKPTNFSLVLPVREAKAPAYRWLYGALRSAILEGRLRPGSRLPATRELATQFELARGTIVRAFEQLKAEGYLEGAVGSGTRVSQVLPEQLLEVARSEARAPRRTLKPARAVSDYGRRVQVFSNLEARPTRAFRPNVPALDLFPATLWAQVAARRLRRVSTQLLLGCDALGHLPLRRVVTDYLSTSRGVKCTPEQVAILSGVQEALDLTARVLVNAGDRVCMENPGYTGARTMFEAMGAQVEGIGLDDEGMRMDLAALKGARLVYITPGHQFPLGVTMSLARRLQLLEWARKSRAAILEDDYDSEYRYSGRPVPALQGLDRHGLVLFTGSFSKVLFPSLRLGYLVIPPDLVEVFSAAISVTSRHAPVLEQAVLCDFIEEGHFGRHLRRMRGIYAERVAVLLESAREELSGLLEISDVEAGLQTAGWLRNGLDGVSVRAAAARRNVDVVPLSEYSHGGGIAEGLQLGFAAVDTREIRRGVQALRIALEEEWRARHRRPRENAD
- a CDS encoding cupin domain-containing protein, yielding MSHLFQSAGTSLVLLCTLAGQPAAAPQRVRPVLAHTLPRLAGGHLKASMLEVNYGPGESSPVHSHPCAVLGYVVQGAIRTQVKGEPEVVYKAGEGFYEAPNGIHAISANASRTEGAKFVAYFLCDHDAPLSVDVPAGKEPR
- a CDS encoding DoxX family membrane protein; translation: MTGLNWERAAILYARIALGAAFLSGIASRFGLYGKDVGYGNFGNFLKYTAEVNAFMPASTIPFLGWSATLAEFLLGLALILGIWPPWVALASAYLLALFGLAMTISLGIKSPLDYSVFSASAAAVLLAIHKPGRTT
- a CDS encoding nuclear transport factor 2 family protein translates to MKTRRTLIMAGLLLAGVLGGILPLSAQDDLLTVREAVWRSWFANDTKALAKLVPPDTIVISSGEVAWKHQAEVFRSAGEFQAAGGKLIRLEFPRTEVQRFGDVAIVWSSYLVETETKGKRSISSGRVTEIFVRRDGQWTNPGWHTDAEK
- a CDS encoding B12-binding domain-containing radical SAM protein, translating into MRIILVNPSDVAFGVGVITPRWLYVLAAATPRQYGDPIIVDETLEAINPEQIQSGDVVGIGIHTANALRGFEVGRMARERGAIVVFGGIHSTLYPGEAVEYGAAHSVVQGDGDEAWGQLLADHVNGRLQPLYDGGRVKSGQFLPARWDLLPPKSYMWASVQTVRGCPKHCSFCSVWRTDGQAPRQRTGDAVIDEIVQLRRMGYRFIALADDNFYPVTLNDLALAERQGNMEKLAELQKLRSDRFEFMELLAGLPDDTIMFTQITMEAAEDIEFLKAMRKARIRGALVGVEAVTPEGLKTVFKDFNLSGDKLVERLKLFKQHGVHVLGSFIFGLSSDRAETFDATAELAKKAELTFAQFVMMTPFPGTVDFDKWEKSSQGKNEKVEGIPITRYWLIPGHRRPKLYMPHPSMSSEEIRIRTQGVWDNYYTLGEVWKRAQCVKSWKGRLAFVFISKLYRQMYANTGIATDSARRKSANRWARWTALICLKLFRGKMMPELEVPRLATSQPVLTNIAQ